A stretch of the Lactuca sativa cultivar Salinas chromosome 9, Lsat_Salinas_v11, whole genome shotgun sequence genome encodes the following:
- the LOC111879466 gene encoding uncharacterized protein LOC111879466, giving the protein MAWMRCDAMIKGWLTTAMDKEIRSSVKYANTALKIWNDLYERFGKESAPRGYELKGIWDEIDSVLPTPRCECNGCTCNIGKKITDLKEKERLYEFLMGLDTEFSVMRTQILATKPTPSLRTAYHLVAEDEQQRNIVAGRKTTTTPDAAAFQVSQVSRENQSHKKGWQKTDKTSSNNKSGHCTFCGKDGHIRDGCFKLVGYPD; this is encoded by the exons ATGGCGTGGATGCGGTGTGATGCCATGATCAAAGGATGGCTCACTACCGCCATGGACAAGGAGATACGAAGCAGTGTGAAGTATGCCAATACTGCTCTCAAAATATGGAATGACTTATACGAAAGATTTGGGAAGGAAAGTGCTCCAAGAGGATATGAACTCAA AGGTATATGGGATGAAATAGATTCCGTTTTGCCGACTCCTCGATGTGAATGCAATGGTTGCACGTGTAATATCGGAAAGAAAATTACCGAtctcaaggaaaaggaaagactCTATGAGTTTTTAATGGGTCTTGATACTGAATTCTCAGTCATGAGGACCCAAATACTAGCCACCAAGCCGACGCCAAGCCTCAGGACAGCCTACCATCTGGTAGCGGAAGATGAACAACAGCGAAATATTGTTGCTGGAAGAAAGACTACGACCACTCCGGATGCCGCTGCCTTCCAAGTCTCACAAGTCAGCCGTGAGAATCAGAGTCACAAAAAGGGCTGGCAAAAGACCGACAAGACAAGCTCTAACAACAAATCCGGACACTGCACTTTTTGTGGCAAAGATGGACACATTAGAGACGGGTGCTTCAAGCTTGTCGGATACCCAGACTAG